A DNA window from Lachancea thermotolerans CBS 6340 chromosome G complete sequence contains the following coding sequences:
- the BRR6 gene encoding Brr6p (similar to uniprot|P53062 Saccharomyces cerevisiae YGL247W BRR6 Essential nuclear envelope integral membrane protein required for nuclear transport depletion alters nucleoporin distribution and nuclear envelope morphology suggesting a role in the spatial organization of nuclear pores), translating into MYDQLVTSQKKRSVSSAASSSKESKRHWSDPKTLAAYIQLFVNTVIISGLLYLCVRFLRLVNRDVECKFRNKVALAAKAALECRANYETNRCEPEERAPALEAQCAEWAHCMSRSQELWDLQHSAVLWAETLAEIINGFFKPISIKSLIILLTFTFGVIIVSNIAFGSYRVHYYGALNSPQNSDLSSRGPRPL; encoded by the coding sequence ATGTACGATCAGCTGGTGACGAgtcagaagaagagatctGTCAGTTCTGCTGCTTCGTCATCGAAAGAGTCGAAGCGTCACTGGTCTGATCCTAAAACTCTCGCCGCATATATACAACTTTTCGTCAATACGGTTATTATATCTGGCCTCTTGTACCTGTGTGTACGCTTCTTACGGCTAGTGAATCGCGATGTTGAATGCAAGTTCAGAAACAAAGTCGCGCTAGCCGCCAAGGCTGCACTTGAGTGCCGAGCCAATTACGAGACCAATCGTTGCGAACCAGAAGAACGAGCGCCTGCTCTCGAGGCCCAATGTGCCGAGTGGGCACACTGCATGAGTCGCAGTCAGGAGCTTTGGGATTTGCAGCACTCGGCTGTTCTTTGGGCTGAAACTCTAGCAGAGATCATTAATGGATTTTTCAAACCCATTAGCATCAAATCTCTAATCATACTATTGACGTTCACTTTTGGCGTTATCATTGTTTCCAACATTGCGTTTGGTTCCTACAGGGTCCATTACTACGGAGCTCTTAATAGTCCACAAAATTCAGACCTTTCCTCGAGAGGTCCGCGACCATTGTAA